The following are encoded together in the Panicum virgatum strain AP13 chromosome 6K, P.virgatum_v5, whole genome shotgun sequence genome:
- the LOC120713872 gene encoding aquaporin NIP3-2-like produces the protein MDRRRSVSMDVSMSIPPPLPASMENLMTDDKVAIVIPQRSPPNKILPLGFQHNELPSHPPAGGFADAERVAPLPLIKKVAAELLGTFLLVFTVLSALVTDRAHGGALGPLGVAAAAGLAMVVLVLSLAHVSGGHMNPAVSVAMAALGHLPRPHLAPYVAAQLLGSTAASFAAKALYGVGGGPVDDLRAAVATVPAVGAAEAFLVEFAATFVFLFVVTALATDPKAVKELVAVGAAAAVMMNALVFAKLTGASMNPARTLGPAIATGTYTKIWVYMVAPPLGAIAGSGTYHALKN, from the exons ATGGACCGCAGGAGGAGTGTCTCCATGGACGTCTCCATGAGCATTCCACCACCACTGCCAGCCTCCATGGAGAACCTGATGACCGATGACAAGGTAGCAATCGTCATCCCCCAGAGGTCTCCGCCCAACAAGATCCTGCCACTAGGTTTCCAGCACAACGAGCTGCCATCCCATCCGCCGGCCGGCGGCTTCGCCGACGCCGAGAGGGTGGCGCCGCTCcccctcatcaagaaggtggcggcggagctgctGGGCACGTTCCTGCTGGTCTTCACCGTGCTGTCGGCGCTGGTCACGGAccgggcgcacggcggcgcgctcggcccgctcggcgtggcggcggccgcggggctgGCCATGGTGGTCCTCGTCTTGTCCCTCGCCCACGTCTCCGGCGGCCACATGAACCCGGCCGTCAgcgtcgccatggccgcgctCGGGCACCTCCCCCGGCCCCACCTCGCACCCTACGTCGCCGCCCAGCTCCTcggctccaccgccgcctcgtTCGCCGCCAAGGCGCTctacggcgtcggcggcggccccgtggacgacctgcgcgccgccgtcgccaccgtgCCCGCGGTCGGCGCCGCGGAGGCGTTCCTCGTCGAGTTCGCCGCCACGTTCGTCTTCCTCTTCGTCGTCACCGCCCTCGCCACCGACCCCAAAGCA GTTAAAGAGCTGGTGGCAgtgggagctgcggcggcggtgatgaTGAACGCTCTCGTCTTCGC GAAGTTGACGGGGGCGTCGATGAATCCGGCGAGGACGCTGGGGCCGGCGATCGCGACGGGGACGTACACCAAGATCTGGGTCTACatggtggcgccgccgctgggcgCCATTGCTGGATCAGGGACTTACCATGCGCTCAAGAACTGA
- the LOC120711386 gene encoding tyrosine--tRNA ligase 1, cytoplasmic-like isoform X1, producing the protein MDPTPAPEAAPGASSSSSSAANAAAAEDLAGGVAAMTLEERFATLRGIGEECIQEDELMRLLQNKPVPVCYDGFEPSGRMHIAQGIVKTINVNKMVRAGCKVKIWIADWFAQLNNKMGGDLKKIQTVGRYMIEIWKAAGMNLDGVEFLWSSEEINKCAHEYWPLVMDIARKNNVKRITRCCQIMGRSDQEELTAAQIFYPCMQCADIFFLKADICQLGMDQRKVNMLAREYCDDIKRKNKPIILSHHMLPGFKEGQEKMSKSDPSSAIFMEDDEAQVNVKIKQAFCPPKIVEGNPCLEYIKYIVFPWFGKFEVIRKESNGGNKTFLTMDELISDYESGALHPADVKPALAKAINEILQPVRDHFNNNSEAKVLLNTVKNIYFCRSTE; encoded by the exons ATGGACCCCACGCCGGCACCCGAGGCGGCGCCCggcgcctcctcttcctcttcctcggcCGCgaacgccgcggccgccgaggaCCTGGCGGGGGGCGTGGCAGCGATGACGCTGGAGGAGCGGTTCGCGACGCTGCGGGGGATCGGGGAGGAGTGCATACAGGAGGACGAGCTCATGCGCCTGCTGCAGAACAAGCCCGTCCCCGTCTGCTACGACGGCTTCGAGCCCTCCGGGCGCATGCACATCGCTCAG GGCATTGTCAAAACCATCAACGTCAACAAGATGGTCAGGGCTGGATGCAAGGTGAAAATCTGGATCGCGGACTGGTTCGCACAGCTCAACAACAAGATGGGAGGAGACCTGAAGAAAATCCAGACAGTCGGGCGCTACATGATAGAGATCTGGAAAGCGGCTGGGATGAACCTTGATGGCGTGGAGTTCCTTTGGTCTTCGGAAGAGATCAACAAGTGCGCACACGAGTACTGGCCACTTGTGATGGACATTGCTCGGAAAAACAATGTCAAAAGAATTACCAG ATGCTGCCAAATTATGGGCAGAAGTGACCAGGAAGAATTGACTGCTGCCCAGATTTTCTACCCATGCATGCAATGTGCTGATATATTTTTCTTGAAG GCTGACATATGCCAGCTGGGGATGGACCAAAGGAAAGTGAATATGCTAGCTAGGGAGTACTGCGATGACATCAAAAGGAAGAACAAACCAATTATTCTGTCACATC ATATGCTCCCTGGTTTTAAAGAAGGCCAGGAGAAGATGTCAAAGAGTGATCCATCCTCCGCTATCTTTATGGAAGATGACGAG GCCCAGGTTAATGTGAAGATAAAGCAAGCTTTCTGTCCACCCAAAATTGTTGAAGGAAATCCTTGTTTAGAGTACATTAAATACATTGTCTTTCCCTGGTTTGGAAAGTTTGAGGTCATCCGCAAGGAAAGCAATGGTGGCAATAA GACATTTTTAACCATGGATGAACTCATTTCTGATTATGAGAGTGGTGCTTTGCATCCTGCCGATGTTAAACCTGCACTGGCAAAAGCAATAAATGAAATATTGCAG CCTGTTCGTGATCACTTCAACAACAACAGCGAAGCCAAAGTTCTGCTTAACACTGTTAAG AACATTTATTTCTGCAGAAGTACAGAGTGA
- the LOC120711386 gene encoding tyrosine--tRNA ligase 1, cytoplasmic-like isoform X2, with protein MDPTPAPEAAPGASSSSSSAANAAAAEDLAGGVAAMTLEERFATLRGIGEECIQEDELMRLLQNKPVPVCYDGFEPSGRMHIAQGIVKTINVNKMVRAGCKVKIWIADWFAQLNNKMGGDLKKIQTVGRYMIEIWKAAGMNLDGVEFLWSSEEINKCAHEYWPLVMDIARKNNVKRITRCCQIMGRSDQEELTAAQIFYPCMQCADIFFLKADICQLGMDQRKVNMLAREYCDDIKRKNKPIILSHHMLPGFKEGQEKMSKSDPSSAIFMEDDEAQVNVKIKQAFCPPKIVEGNPCLEYIKYIVFPWFGKFEVIRKESNGGNKTFLTMDELISDYESGALHPADVKPALAKAINEILQPVRDHFNNNSEAKVLLNTVKKYRVTN; from the exons ATGGACCCCACGCCGGCACCCGAGGCGGCGCCCggcgcctcctcttcctcttcctcggcCGCgaacgccgcggccgccgaggaCCTGGCGGGGGGCGTGGCAGCGATGACGCTGGAGGAGCGGTTCGCGACGCTGCGGGGGATCGGGGAGGAGTGCATACAGGAGGACGAGCTCATGCGCCTGCTGCAGAACAAGCCCGTCCCCGTCTGCTACGACGGCTTCGAGCCCTCCGGGCGCATGCACATCGCTCAG GGCATTGTCAAAACCATCAACGTCAACAAGATGGTCAGGGCTGGATGCAAGGTGAAAATCTGGATCGCGGACTGGTTCGCACAGCTCAACAACAAGATGGGAGGAGACCTGAAGAAAATCCAGACAGTCGGGCGCTACATGATAGAGATCTGGAAAGCGGCTGGGATGAACCTTGATGGCGTGGAGTTCCTTTGGTCTTCGGAAGAGATCAACAAGTGCGCACACGAGTACTGGCCACTTGTGATGGACATTGCTCGGAAAAACAATGTCAAAAGAATTACCAG ATGCTGCCAAATTATGGGCAGAAGTGACCAGGAAGAATTGACTGCTGCCCAGATTTTCTACCCATGCATGCAATGTGCTGATATATTTTTCTTGAAG GCTGACATATGCCAGCTGGGGATGGACCAAAGGAAAGTGAATATGCTAGCTAGGGAGTACTGCGATGACATCAAAAGGAAGAACAAACCAATTATTCTGTCACATC ATATGCTCCCTGGTTTTAAAGAAGGCCAGGAGAAGATGTCAAAGAGTGATCCATCCTCCGCTATCTTTATGGAAGATGACGAG GCCCAGGTTAATGTGAAGATAAAGCAAGCTTTCTGTCCACCCAAAATTGTTGAAGGAAATCCTTGTTTAGAGTACATTAAATACATTGTCTTTCCCTGGTTTGGAAAGTTTGAGGTCATCCGCAAGGAAAGCAATGGTGGCAATAA GACATTTTTAACCATGGATGAACTCATTTCTGATTATGAGAGTGGTGCTTTGCATCCTGCCGATGTTAAACCTGCACTGGCAAAAGCAATAAATGAAATATTGCAG CCTGTTCGTGATCACTTCAACAACAACAGCGAAGCCAAAGTTCTGCTTAACACTGTTAAG AAGTACAGAGTGACCAATTGA
- the LOC120711387 gene encoding uncharacterized protein LOC120711387 isoform X2 codes for MPQDSRPAGMRLFGVTIAPVPPPAPEADPPDRDPSPNPPVAVREDVMRKCKSMGNLAALGAAADGGGAGADGGGAGDGYLSDGGLMQSSGKRRRAQERKKAVPWTEEEHRTFLAGLEELGKGDWRGIAKNFVTTRTPTQVASHAQKYFLRQTNPNKKKRRSSLFDMMPGELSPAPNCPILPPSMAKVHDVVAMTRQLQNSNLEGGSSLNAANIAPQVGRDLPPVPAFRATNMDSSFSKLNRMEPFWRTPYPFRPVPSSPDGTSPSTPVAANIASQVSKANPIACTSTFLSPRSEASSLPPKANPPAEMKDLELTVAPTSQQNMTNMSSQNAFMCMHGSPH; via the exons ATGCCTCAAGATTCGCGCCCAGCGGGGATGCGCCTCTTCGGCGTCACCATCGCGCCGGTGCCACCGCCGGCACCCGAGGCGGATCCGCCGGACCGGGATCCGAGCCCCAACCCGCCCGTGGCGGTCAGGGAGGACGTGATGCGCAAGTGCAAGAGCATGGGCAACCTCGCCGCCCTTGGCGCTGCCGCGGACGGCGGAGGAGCCGGCGCTGACGGTGGAGGTGCCGGCGACGGGTACCTCTCCGATGGCGGGCTGATGCAGTCGTCCGGGAAGCGGCGGAGGGCGCAGGAGAGGAAGAAAG CTGTTCCTTGGACTGAAGAAGAGCACAGGACATTTCTTGCTGGTCTTGAAGAGCTAGGGAAGGGAGACTGGAGGGGTATAGCAAAAAATTTCGTTACCACCAGAACACCAACTCAAGTAGCAAGTCatgctcagaaatattttcttaGACAGACTAATCCAAACAAGAAGAAGCGCAGATCTAGTCTTTTTGACATGATGCCAGGCGAGCTG TCACCAGCACCCAATTGCCCCATCTTACCACCATCAATGGCAAAAGTACATGATGTGGTAGCTATGACGAGACAACTCCAAAATAGCAACTTG GAAGGAGGCTCATCTTTGAACGCAGCTAATATAGCACCTCAAGTTGGAAGAGATCTTCCCCCAGTTCCAGCTTTTAGGGCAACAAATATGGACTCAAGTTTCAGCAAACTGAACCGCATG GAGCCCTTCTGGAGAACACCCTATCCATTCAGACCAGTTCCAAGTTCTCCTGACGGGACATCTCCATCAACTCCTGTTGCTGCCAATATAGCTTCTCAGGTTTCCAAAGCTAACCCAATTGCATGTACTAGCACATTCTTGAGCCCGCGAAGTGAGGCATCATCATTGCCTCCGAAGGCAAATCCTCCAGCAGAGATGAAGGATTTGGAACTGACTGTTGCCCCAACCTCCCAACAAAACATGACCAATATGTCTTCCCAGAATGCG TTCATGTGCATGCATGGTTCTCCACATTAG
- the LOC120711387 gene encoding uncharacterized protein LOC120711387 isoform X1 → MPQDSRPAGMRLFGVTIAPVPPPAPEADPPDRDPSPNPPVAVREDVMRKCKSMGNLAALGAAADGGGAGADGGGAGDGYLSDGGLMQSSGKRRRAQERKKAVPWTEEEHRTFLAGLEELGKGDWRGIAKNFVTTRTPTQVASHAQKYFLRQTNPNKKKRRSSLFDMMPGELSPAPNCPILPPSMAKVHDVVAMTRQLQNSNLSHFQEGGSSLNAANIAPQVGRDLPPVPAFRATNMDSSFSKLNRMEPFWRTPYPFRPVPSSPDGTSPSTPVAANIASQVSKANPIACTSTFLSPRSEASSLPPKANPPAEMKDLELTVAPTSQQNMTNMSSQNAFMCMHGSPH, encoded by the exons ATGCCTCAAGATTCGCGCCCAGCGGGGATGCGCCTCTTCGGCGTCACCATCGCGCCGGTGCCACCGCCGGCACCCGAGGCGGATCCGCCGGACCGGGATCCGAGCCCCAACCCGCCCGTGGCGGTCAGGGAGGACGTGATGCGCAAGTGCAAGAGCATGGGCAACCTCGCCGCCCTTGGCGCTGCCGCGGACGGCGGAGGAGCCGGCGCTGACGGTGGAGGTGCCGGCGACGGGTACCTCTCCGATGGCGGGCTGATGCAGTCGTCCGGGAAGCGGCGGAGGGCGCAGGAGAGGAAGAAAG CTGTTCCTTGGACTGAAGAAGAGCACAGGACATTTCTTGCTGGTCTTGAAGAGCTAGGGAAGGGAGACTGGAGGGGTATAGCAAAAAATTTCGTTACCACCAGAACACCAACTCAAGTAGCAAGTCatgctcagaaatattttcttaGACAGACTAATCCAAACAAGAAGAAGCGCAGATCTAGTCTTTTTGACATGATGCCAGGCGAGCTG TCACCAGCACCCAATTGCCCCATCTTACCACCATCAATGGCAAAAGTACATGATGTGGTAGCTATGACGAGACAACTCCAAAATAGCAACTTG TCTCACTTTCAGGAAGGAGGCTCATCTTTGAACGCAGCTAATATAGCACCTCAAGTTGGAAGAGATCTTCCCCCAGTTCCAGCTTTTAGGGCAACAAATATGGACTCAAGTTTCAGCAAACTGAACCGCATG GAGCCCTTCTGGAGAACACCCTATCCATTCAGACCAGTTCCAAGTTCTCCTGACGGGACATCTCCATCAACTCCTGTTGCTGCCAATATAGCTTCTCAGGTTTCCAAAGCTAACCCAATTGCATGTACTAGCACATTCTTGAGCCCGCGAAGTGAGGCATCATCATTGCCTCCGAAGGCAAATCCTCCAGCAGAGATGAAGGATTTGGAACTGACTGTTGCCCCAACCTCCCAACAAAACATGACCAATATGTCTTCCCAGAATGCG TTCATGTGCATGCATGGTTCTCCACATTAG
- the LOC120711387 gene encoding uncharacterized protein LOC120711387 isoform X3, giving the protein MPQDSRPAGMRLFGVTIAPVPPPAPEADPPDRDPSPNPPVAVREDVMRKCKSMGNLAALGAAADGGGAGADGGGAGDGYLSDGGLMQSSGKRRRAQERKKAVPWTEEEHRTFLAGLEELGKGDWRGIAKNFVTTRTPTQVASHAQKYFLRQTNPNKKKRRSSLFDMMPGELSPAPNCPILPPSMAKVHDVVAMTRQLQNSNLSHFQEGGSSLNAANIAPQVGRDLPPVPAFRATNMDSSFSKLNRMEPFWRTPYPFRPVPSSPDGTSPSTPVAANIASQVSKANPIACTSTFLSPRSEASSLPPKANPPAEMKDLELTVAPTSQQNMTNMSSQNAELTQA; this is encoded by the exons ATGCCTCAAGATTCGCGCCCAGCGGGGATGCGCCTCTTCGGCGTCACCATCGCGCCGGTGCCACCGCCGGCACCCGAGGCGGATCCGCCGGACCGGGATCCGAGCCCCAACCCGCCCGTGGCGGTCAGGGAGGACGTGATGCGCAAGTGCAAGAGCATGGGCAACCTCGCCGCCCTTGGCGCTGCCGCGGACGGCGGAGGAGCCGGCGCTGACGGTGGAGGTGCCGGCGACGGGTACCTCTCCGATGGCGGGCTGATGCAGTCGTCCGGGAAGCGGCGGAGGGCGCAGGAGAGGAAGAAAG CTGTTCCTTGGACTGAAGAAGAGCACAGGACATTTCTTGCTGGTCTTGAAGAGCTAGGGAAGGGAGACTGGAGGGGTATAGCAAAAAATTTCGTTACCACCAGAACACCAACTCAAGTAGCAAGTCatgctcagaaatattttcttaGACAGACTAATCCAAACAAGAAGAAGCGCAGATCTAGTCTTTTTGACATGATGCCAGGCGAGCTG TCACCAGCACCCAATTGCCCCATCTTACCACCATCAATGGCAAAAGTACATGATGTGGTAGCTATGACGAGACAACTCCAAAATAGCAACTTG TCTCACTTTCAGGAAGGAGGCTCATCTTTGAACGCAGCTAATATAGCACCTCAAGTTGGAAGAGATCTTCCCCCAGTTCCAGCTTTTAGGGCAACAAATATGGACTCAAGTTTCAGCAAACTGAACCGCATG GAGCCCTTCTGGAGAACACCCTATCCATTCAGACCAGTTCCAAGTTCTCCTGACGGGACATCTCCATCAACTCCTGTTGCTGCCAATATAGCTTCTCAGGTTTCCAAAGCTAACCCAATTGCATGTACTAGCACATTCTTGAGCCCGCGAAGTGAGGCATCATCATTGCCTCCGAAGGCAAATCCTCCAGCAGAGATGAAGGATTTGGAACTGACTGTTGCCCCAACCTCCCAACAAAACATGACCAATATGTCTTCCCAGAATGCG GAATTGACGCAAGCTTAA
- the LOC120711387 gene encoding uncharacterized protein LOC120711387 isoform X5: protein MPQDSRPAGMRLFGVTIAPVPPPAPEADPPDRDPSPNPPVAVREDVMRKCKSMGNLAALGAAADGGGAGADGGGAGDGYLSDGGLMQSSGKRRRAQERKKAVPWTEEEHRTFLAGLEELGKGDWRGIAKNFVTTRTPTQVASHAQKYFLRQTNPNKKKRRSSLFDMMPGELSPAPNCPILPPSMAKVHDVVAMTRQLQNSNLEGGSSLNAANIAPQVGRDLPPVPAFRATNMDSSFSKLNRMEPFWRTPYPFRPVPSSPDGTSPSTPVAANIASQVSKANPIACTSTFLSPRSEASSLPPKANPPAEMKDLELTVAPTSQQNMTNMSSQNAELTQA, encoded by the exons ATGCCTCAAGATTCGCGCCCAGCGGGGATGCGCCTCTTCGGCGTCACCATCGCGCCGGTGCCACCGCCGGCACCCGAGGCGGATCCGCCGGACCGGGATCCGAGCCCCAACCCGCCCGTGGCGGTCAGGGAGGACGTGATGCGCAAGTGCAAGAGCATGGGCAACCTCGCCGCCCTTGGCGCTGCCGCGGACGGCGGAGGAGCCGGCGCTGACGGTGGAGGTGCCGGCGACGGGTACCTCTCCGATGGCGGGCTGATGCAGTCGTCCGGGAAGCGGCGGAGGGCGCAGGAGAGGAAGAAAG CTGTTCCTTGGACTGAAGAAGAGCACAGGACATTTCTTGCTGGTCTTGAAGAGCTAGGGAAGGGAGACTGGAGGGGTATAGCAAAAAATTTCGTTACCACCAGAACACCAACTCAAGTAGCAAGTCatgctcagaaatattttcttaGACAGACTAATCCAAACAAGAAGAAGCGCAGATCTAGTCTTTTTGACATGATGCCAGGCGAGCTG TCACCAGCACCCAATTGCCCCATCTTACCACCATCAATGGCAAAAGTACATGATGTGGTAGCTATGACGAGACAACTCCAAAATAGCAACTTG GAAGGAGGCTCATCTTTGAACGCAGCTAATATAGCACCTCAAGTTGGAAGAGATCTTCCCCCAGTTCCAGCTTTTAGGGCAACAAATATGGACTCAAGTTTCAGCAAACTGAACCGCATG GAGCCCTTCTGGAGAACACCCTATCCATTCAGACCAGTTCCAAGTTCTCCTGACGGGACATCTCCATCAACTCCTGTTGCTGCCAATATAGCTTCTCAGGTTTCCAAAGCTAACCCAATTGCATGTACTAGCACATTCTTGAGCCCGCGAAGTGAGGCATCATCATTGCCTCCGAAGGCAAATCCTCCAGCAGAGATGAAGGATTTGGAACTGACTGTTGCCCCAACCTCCCAACAAAACATGACCAATATGTCTTCCCAGAATGCG GAATTGACGCAAGCTTAA
- the LOC120711387 gene encoding probable transcription factor At5g61620 isoform X4 — MPQDSRPAGMRLFGVTIAPVPPPAPEADPPDRDPSPNPPVAVREDVMRKCKSMGNLAALGAAADGGGAGADGGGAGDGYLSDGGLMQSSGKRRRAQERKKAVPWTEEEHRTFLAGLEELGKGDWRGIAKNFVTTRTPTQVASHAQKYFLRQTNPNKKKRRSSLFDMMPGELSPAPNCPILPPSMAKVHDVVAMTRQLQNSNLEGGSSLNAANIAPQVGRDLPPVPAFRATNMDSSFSKLNRMEPFWRTPYPFRPVPSSPDGTSPSTPVAANIASQVSKANPIACTSTFLSPRSEASSLPPKANPPAEMKDLELTVAPTSQQNMTNMSSQNAVGVIHVI; from the exons ATGCCTCAAGATTCGCGCCCAGCGGGGATGCGCCTCTTCGGCGTCACCATCGCGCCGGTGCCACCGCCGGCACCCGAGGCGGATCCGCCGGACCGGGATCCGAGCCCCAACCCGCCCGTGGCGGTCAGGGAGGACGTGATGCGCAAGTGCAAGAGCATGGGCAACCTCGCCGCCCTTGGCGCTGCCGCGGACGGCGGAGGAGCCGGCGCTGACGGTGGAGGTGCCGGCGACGGGTACCTCTCCGATGGCGGGCTGATGCAGTCGTCCGGGAAGCGGCGGAGGGCGCAGGAGAGGAAGAAAG CTGTTCCTTGGACTGAAGAAGAGCACAGGACATTTCTTGCTGGTCTTGAAGAGCTAGGGAAGGGAGACTGGAGGGGTATAGCAAAAAATTTCGTTACCACCAGAACACCAACTCAAGTAGCAAGTCatgctcagaaatattttcttaGACAGACTAATCCAAACAAGAAGAAGCGCAGATCTAGTCTTTTTGACATGATGCCAGGCGAGCTG TCACCAGCACCCAATTGCCCCATCTTACCACCATCAATGGCAAAAGTACATGATGTGGTAGCTATGACGAGACAACTCCAAAATAGCAACTTG GAAGGAGGCTCATCTTTGAACGCAGCTAATATAGCACCTCAAGTTGGAAGAGATCTTCCCCCAGTTCCAGCTTTTAGGGCAACAAATATGGACTCAAGTTTCAGCAAACTGAACCGCATG GAGCCCTTCTGGAGAACACCCTATCCATTCAGACCAGTTCCAAGTTCTCCTGACGGGACATCTCCATCAACTCCTGTTGCTGCCAATATAGCTTCTCAGGTTTCCAAAGCTAACCCAATTGCATGTACTAGCACATTCTTGAGCCCGCGAAGTGAGGCATCATCATTGCCTCCGAAGGCAAATCCTCCAGCAGAGATGAAGGATTTGGAACTGACTGTTGCCCCAACCTCCCAACAAAACATGACCAATATGTCTTCCCAGAATGCGGTAGGCGTGATTCATGTCATCTAa